The following coding sequences are from one Triticum aestivum cultivar Chinese Spring chromosome 5A, IWGSC CS RefSeq v2.1, whole genome shotgun sequence window:
- the LOC123107321 gene encoding subtilisin-chymotrypsin inhibitor-2B-like yields MGGQKGPAAIMVGVLLILGLATAAMSSSEKVATGEKTSWPEVVGLCAEEAKKIILKDKPDANIVVLPAGSMVTMDYDPLRVRIFVDTVAEAPHTG; encoded by the coding sequence ATGGGAGGCCAAAAGGGTCCTGCTGCGATCATGGTGGGTGTGCTCCTCATACTGGGGCTGGCCACTGCGGCGATGAGCTCCTCGGAGAAGGTGGCCACCGGCGAGAAGACGTCGTGGCCGGAGGTGGTGGGGCTATGCGcggaggaggccaagaagatcatccTCAAGGACAAGCCCGATGCCAACATCGTCGTTCTCCCCGCCGGCTCGATGGTCACCATGGACTACGATCCCCTGCGCGTCCGCATCTTCGTCGATACCGTCGCCGAGGCCCCCCACACCGGCTAG